A region of Anticarsia gemmatalis isolate Benzon Research Colony breed Stoneville strain chromosome 10, ilAntGemm2 primary, whole genome shotgun sequence DNA encodes the following proteins:
- the LOC142976284 gene encoding uncharacterized protein LOC142976284 codes for MNELIILHIILYIFLIEVHGEAKTKQQSKNPLPLFRQQVEEVEEPMFEFEGDNDDQRSHLMSILVNNVKEIFTDLMEKTDTTRVEEPTRTGKAVTHVVDMTRPTIADVETSHYTNQSTTNEVANGTEIYFASPPPLTSTDATLYENSTISSVLDKKQAMTESTGIMSKPELKNDIKYVGTDEKEQGVPDRRFGGNSTELEAGDRDPRRSCIMCNNVVAEDCNDPRNRLIQSVVCARDDDMCYSMHTPFGIIDRGCFNANHNLTTYVCSCNLCNFMSISEMPYTFANKHDWVDNVIELSRTRGFRKSVFRDMSCLRCEVNTTQQKGDVLDGANCLEGNIGSLPVEECDQNEVCAVKALRADGYIWRGCLKAPLYNYWWSMCNYDLCNYDTIISLYDYV; via the exons ATGAacgaattaataattttacatataattctgtacatatttttaatagaagtGCACGGTGAAGCTAAGACAAAACAACAAAGTAAGAACCCTCTACCTCTCTTTAGACAACAGGTGGAAGAAGTTGAAGAACCGATGTTCGAATTCGAGGGTGATAATGATGATCAACGTAGTCATTTAATGTCTATTCTGGTAAACAATGTGAAGGAAATTTTTACTGACCTAATGGAAAAAACCGATACAACTAGAGTTGAAGAGCCTACACGTACTGGGAAGGCGGTAACGCATGTAGTAGATATGACTCGACCAACCATTGCAGATGTAGAAACTTCCCATTATACAAACCAAAGTACTACAAACGAAGTAGCTAATGGCACTGAAATATACTTTGCTAGCCCTCCTCCACTAACAAGTACCGATGCCACGCTTTATGAAAATTCAACGATTTCTAGTGTACTAGATAAAAAGCAGGCGATGACTGAATCCACCGGGATAATGTCAAAGCCCGAATTAAAGAATGACATAAAGTATGTTGGAACAGATGAAAAGGAGCAAGGAGTGCCAGACCGGAGGTTCGGTGGCAACTCTACCGAGCTTGAGGCCGGAGATCGGGATCCTAGGAGATCATGCATTATGTGTAACAATGTCGTTGCAGAAGATTGTAATGATCCTAGAAATAGGCT AATACAATCAGTAGTGTGCGCACGTGACGATGATATGTGTTACTCGATGCACACGCCATTTGGGATAATCGACCGTGGATGCTTCAACGCGAACCATAATCTCACCACCTACGTATGTTCCTGCAATCTTTGTAACTTCATGTCGATTTCTGAGATGCCTTATACGTTCGCCAACAAACATGATTGGGTCGATAATGTTATTGAGCTCTCACGTACAAGAGGGTTTAGAAAATCTGTGTTCAGAGATATGTCTTGCTTGAGATGCGAAGTTAACACGACACAACAAAAAGGAGATGTGCTCGATGGTGCAAACTGTTTGGAAGGaaacat tggTAGTCTACCGGTGGAAGAATGTGACCAAAACGAAGTTTGTGCAGTAAAAGCGCTCCGTGCCGACGGTTACATCTGGCGAGGATGTTTGAAAGCCCCTCTATACAACTACTGGTGGTCAATGTGCAACTACGATCTGTGCAACTATGATACTATTATTTCTCTCTATGATTATGTTTGA